A genomic stretch from Limnobacter thiooxidans includes:
- a CDS encoding queuosine precursor transporter gives MILTRSIQIAMRQYKYYEFVLVAFVAVLLCSNLIGPAKIAELNLPLIGTVTFAAGVLFFPISYIFSDILTEVYGYGRDRRAVWAGFGALIFASFMAFTVVNLPAAPFWADRQPAIESVFGNTWRIVLASLIAFWSGSFVNSYVLAKMKIWTQGKWLWTRTIGSTVVGEFIDSSLFYTIAFWGIMTTDQIITVALTQYVLKTAWEILATPLTYWIVARLKRAENEDYYDRDTRFTPFSLKV, from the coding sequence ATGATTCTAACCCGCAGCATTCAAATCGCCATGAGGCAATACAAATATTACGAGTTCGTGTTGGTGGCCTTTGTCGCCGTGCTTTTGTGTTCAAACCTGATTGGACCGGCAAAAATTGCCGAGCTCAACCTGCCCTTGATTGGCACCGTAACTTTTGCCGCCGGTGTTCTGTTCTTTCCAATTTCTTACATTTTCAGTGACATTCTGACGGAAGTGTATGGTTATGGCCGCGACAGGCGTGCAGTGTGGGCAGGCTTTGGCGCGTTGATTTTTGCATCCTTCATGGCGTTTACAGTGGTGAACCTGCCCGCAGCGCCTTTTTGGGCCGACAGGCAACCCGCCATCGAAAGCGTATTCGGCAACACCTGGCGCATTGTGCTGGCTTCACTGATCGCATTCTGGAGCGGCAGTTTTGTCAACAGCTATGTGCTGGCCAAAATGAAAATCTGGACGCAAGGAAAGTGGTTGTGGACCCGCACCATCGGCTCAACCGTGGTGGGTGAATTCATTGATTCAAGCCTGTTCTACACCATCGCCTTCTGGGGAATCATGACAACCGACCAGATCATCACTGTGGCGCTTACCCAGTATGTGTTGAAAACAGCTTGGGAGATTTTGGCCACTCCCCTGACTTACTGGATCGTGGCCCGATTGAAGCGCGCCGAGAATGAAGACTACTACGACAGGGATACCCGTTTCACGCCGTTCAGTTTGAAGGTGTAA
- a CDS encoding NlpC/P60 family protein, whose translation MPRVTRFSSMKCSVIVLMLSVLPGLAMANSSMEESSSLPPVEYSYSTDLQNALLAHYSNWAGTRHKLGGTTTRGVDCSGFIQILFQDKFKFELPRSSREQMTVGERVDMTDLRTGDLLFFRTGPTRRHVGVYMGDNRFMHVSTVAGVEIAKLFSPYWQRHFITARRVALGALTPSN comes from the coding sequence ATGCCCCGTGTCACCCGATTCAGCAGTATGAAGTGCAGTGTGATTGTATTGATGCTGTCAGTTTTACCCGGTCTTGCAATGGCCAATTCCTCGATGGAGGAGTCCTCCAGCCTGCCGCCAGTTGAGTATTCCTACAGCACCGATTTGCAAAATGCCCTCTTGGCCCATTATTCCAATTGGGCAGGTACCCGCCACAAGCTGGGTGGAACCACAACACGGGGTGTTGATTGTTCCGGCTTCATCCAGATTCTGTTTCAGGACAAGTTCAAGTTTGAACTGCCACGCAGTTCGCGGGAACAAATGACCGTGGGCGAACGCGTGGACATGACGGATCTGCGCACGGGTGACCTCCTGTTTTTCAGAACAGGTCCCACTCGCCGCCATGTGGGTGTTTACATGGGCGACAACCGGTTCATGCATGTGTCCACCGTGGCAGGCGTTGAAATTGCCAAATTGTTCAGTCCATATTGGCAACGCCATTTCATCACCGCACGCCGGGTGGCCCTTGGGGCACTTACACCTTCAAACTGA
- a CDS encoding tetratricopeptide repeat protein, which produces MQHTAPIEFTDEIKSLFVDKKLLQARERLLQTLSNNWDGHCNLIAFTFLYAEGRNEEDCVQALHWLEQGVARNEVDAKVILGRLLLSGELGHQDFPRGLQLLEQAAQANVLMAVLTLAQIHQGGVEGQLEANPILTQRYVKQAADLGDPNSAYRLALDLERGETPDLLQAFKYFDKAAQGGLAQAMHNVGVYYLHGKGVVKNIHLALAYLTEAAKLGSPLSLLTLSLLHLDGVEVEKNRGVALSWLYIYQVLFPQTDIPEQLQLLLDDVSTEEENFARVAAQNFVNHQLNKSPTGTVH; this is translated from the coding sequence ATGCAACACACCGCACCCATTGAGTTCACCGATGAAATCAAATCCCTGTTTGTCGACAAGAAATTGTTGCAGGCCCGCGAGCGTCTGCTTCAAACCCTGAGTAACAACTGGGATGGACATTGCAATCTGATTGCTTTCACTTTCCTGTATGCGGAAGGTCGCAATGAAGAGGATTGCGTACAGGCCCTTCATTGGCTTGAACAGGGCGTTGCCCGAAACGAGGTGGATGCCAAGGTCATTCTGGGCCGTTTGCTGCTTTCGGGCGAGTTGGGCCACCAGGATTTTCCACGTGGTTTGCAATTGCTGGAGCAGGCAGCGCAGGCCAATGTGCTGATGGCGGTGCTGACGCTTGCGCAAATTCACCAAGGTGGTGTTGAAGGTCAACTTGAGGCCAATCCGATACTGACTCAGCGTTACGTAAAACAGGCAGCTGATTTGGGCGACCCGAATTCAGCCTATCGTTTGGCGCTTGACCTTGAACGTGGAGAAACCCCTGACCTGCTACAAGCCTTCAAGTACTTTGACAAAGCGGCGCAGGGTGGTTTGGCACAAGCCATGCACAACGTGGGTGTGTATTACCTGCACGGCAAGGGCGTGGTCAAAAATATTCACCTGGCGTTGGCTTACCTCACTGAAGCAGCCAAACTGGGGTCGCCTTTGTCGCTGTTGACTTTGTCGCTATTGCATCTTGATGGGGTGGAGGTGGAGAAGAACAGGGGTGTGGCTCTGAGCTGGCTTTACATTTACCAGGTACTTTTTCCGCAAACCGACATTCCAGAGCAGTTGCAACTGTTGCTGGACGATGTGTCCACTGAAGAAGAAAACTTCGCGCGTGTGGCTGCGCAGAACTTTGTGAATCATCAACTGAATAAATCCCCTACAGGAACCGTGCATTAA
- a CDS encoding SDR family NAD(P)-dependent oxidoreductase, giving the protein MKQWALVTGASSGIGLHLAECFAKDGISLVLSARNENKLQELATHWRQQYGVDVVVIPSDLSKPGEADQLIQKVKANSIELTYLVNNAGVGTYGLFKDTPVEATTSMLRLNMEALTVLCSGFMPDLLRTRGKILNVASTAAFQPGPYMAAYYATKAYVLSFSEALAEELADSGVAVCALCPGPTASGFQAEANMQKSALVQGKRMPSSEDVAIKGYKAMMRNQRVYIHGALNWTMAQSIRFTPRSWATAVVKFISKPV; this is encoded by the coding sequence ATGAAACAATGGGCATTGGTTACCGGCGCATCGTCCGGTATTGGTTTGCACCTGGCTGAATGTTTTGCGAAAGATGGCATTTCGTTGGTGCTGAGCGCACGCAACGAGAATAAGCTGCAAGAGTTGGCAACCCACTGGCGTCAGCAGTATGGCGTGGATGTTGTAGTGATTCCATCCGATCTTTCCAAACCAGGTGAGGCCGACCAGTTGATTCAAAAGGTCAAGGCCAATTCCATTGAGCTGACTTACCTGGTGAACAACGCCGGTGTGGGCACCTATGGCCTGTTCAAAGACACGCCGGTGGAAGCGACCACCAGCATGCTTCGACTCAATATGGAAGCGCTTACAGTGTTGTGCAGCGGTTTCATGCCCGATTTGCTCCGCACACGCGGCAAGATATTGAATGTGGCGTCCACCGCAGCGTTTCAGCCTGGCCCTTACATGGCTGCCTATTACGCCACCAAGGCCTATGTACTCAGCTTCAGTGAAGCGCTGGCTGAAGAGCTTGCAGACAGTGGTGTGGCAGTATGCGCCTTGTGCCCCGGGCCCACTGCATCAGGATTTCAGGCGGAAGCCAATATGCAGAAATCTGCACTGGTGCAGGGCAAACGCATGCCCAGTTCGGAAGATGTGGCCATCAAGGGTTACAAGGCCATGATGCGCAACCAGCGCGTGTACATTCACGGTGCCTTGAACTGGACCATGGCGCAAAGCATTCGCTTCACACCCCGCAGCTGGGCCACGGCGGTGGTGAAGTTCATCTCCAAGCCTGTTTAA
- a CDS encoding alpha/beta hydrolase, protein MPMNPIQYVAEKAVRATLRSTFKTPGKLPIPLSWLAATMNAGAPLFKVRHDARVEYLELGTCMCAMVRPANAHTDQVLLHMHGGAFFAGSLETHLPLASELAVRCNARVFLVDYRLAPQHPYPAALEDGLAAYQALLDLDVDPAQITLVGDSAGGAHILAMAVFARNEGMPLPGGMVMISPFVDMTLTAESIQSKAKIDPMLSVVPLQRGVQAYCGEELASDPKVSPVFADLDGLPPMLIQCGSDEILLDDALLLERVAREAGVQVECTVYPGMWHNFQMFNAFVEKADRALWAIADFVRRGESQ, encoded by the coding sequence ATGCCCATGAACCCCATTCAGTACGTGGCTGAGAAAGCCGTCCGCGCGACACTGCGCAGCACCTTCAAAACACCTGGTAAATTGCCTATCCCGCTCAGCTGGCTTGCTGCCACCATGAATGCCGGTGCACCTTTGTTCAAGGTGCGCCATGATGCCCGTGTTGAATATCTCGAGTTAGGCACTTGCATGTGCGCCATGGTTCGCCCGGCCAATGCGCACACGGACCAGGTGCTTCTGCACATGCATGGTGGAGCCTTTTTTGCAGGCTCACTGGAAACGCACTTGCCATTGGCCAGTGAACTGGCGGTGCGCTGCAACGCCCGTGTTTTTCTGGTGGATTATCGCCTTGCACCGCAGCACCCTTACCCCGCAGCCCTGGAGGATGGGCTGGCTGCCTACCAGGCCTTGCTCGACCTGGATGTTGACCCGGCCCAAATTACCTTGGTAGGTGATTCTGCAGGCGGGGCACACATATTGGCGATGGCCGTGTTTGCACGCAACGAAGGCATGCCTTTGCCGGGTGGCATGGTCATGATTTCTCCGTTCGTGGACATGACCTTGACCGCGGAGTCCATACAAAGCAAAGCCAAAATTGACCCGATGTTGAGTGTGGTGCCCCTTCAGCGTGGCGTTCAGGCTTACTGTGGTGAGGAGTTGGCCAGCGATCCCAAAGTGTCGCCTGTGTTTGCTGACCTCGACGGTTTGCCACCCATGTTGATTCAGTGCGGCAGCGACGAGATTTTGCTGGATGATGCGCTTTTGCTTGAACGCGTGGCGCGGGAAGCAGGCGTTCAAGTGGAATGTACGGTGTATCCGGGCATGTGGCACAATTTCCAGATGTTCAATGCGTTTGTCGAGAAGGCAGACCGAGCTTTGTGGGCCATTGCCGATTTTGTAAGAAGAGGGGAGTCACAATGA
- a CDS encoding PaaX family transcriptional regulator C-terminal domain-containing protein, which produces MKTNASPKQLILGLILAAKGRQVKAAHMVLACSLFGVSENSARVAMARLVAEGQLKSAGRGIYTLGKQAVFTGQDIQSWNDRLTATCDWNGHFYAAFTSHLGRSNRKHLQVREKALLLMGFRELEQGLFVRPANLSMGIDGVHNRLLAQGVEKELITFELVPKNPAQAKTLQKLWDLKKLERHYQSHTKKLNDWMQGYGRMKLEKAARDAYLVGSQAIYEVRRDPLLPAEWIDAAARQQFFESVLRFDDTGTRVWRELQLRILKDEEVI; this is translated from the coding sequence GTGAAAACAAACGCTTCTCCAAAACAATTAATTCTCGGCCTGATTTTGGCCGCCAAAGGTCGACAGGTTAAAGCCGCACACATGGTGCTGGCCTGCAGCTTGTTCGGTGTGTCTGAAAACAGCGCAAGGGTGGCCATGGCCAGGCTGGTTGCAGAAGGCCAGCTGAAATCAGCCGGGCGTGGCATTTACACCTTGGGAAAACAGGCGGTGTTCACCGGGCAAGACATTCAAAGCTGGAACGACAGGCTCACCGCCACTTGCGACTGGAATGGCCACTTCTATGCGGCTTTCACTTCCCACTTGGGCCGCAGCAACCGAAAGCATCTTCAGGTGCGCGAGAAAGCGCTGCTTTTGATGGGCTTTCGTGAATTGGAGCAAGGGCTGTTTGTACGCCCTGCCAACTTGAGCATGGGTATTGACGGTGTGCACAACAGGCTGCTGGCACAAGGCGTCGAAAAAGAACTGATCACTTTCGAGCTGGTTCCTAAAAACCCTGCACAAGCGAAGACACTTCAGAAACTCTGGGATCTCAAGAAACTGGAAAGACACTATCAAAGCCACACCAAAAAACTGAATGACTGGATGCAGGGATATGGCCGCATGAAGCTGGAAAAGGCTGCCCGGGATGCCTATTTGGTGGGTAGCCAGGCCATTTATGAAGTGCGACGTGACCCCCTTTTGCCTGCTGAATGGATCGACGCTGCTGCACGGCAGCAATTCTTTGAAAGCGTGCTGCGCTTTGATGACACGGGCACAAGGGTGTGGCGCGAGTTGCAACTGCGCATATTGAAAGACGAAGAAGTGATCTGA
- a CDS encoding metal-dependent hydrolase: protein MSTDLSSSIKKPTSIHQKGSSFPVRRMDFDFSNINRHFLANDPACSHVWTAFQAYFPEGEQFFVDAVRDAKKYVKDEALLREISAFIGQEAMHGKEHLEANAELKRQGINVYGWDARARWARKKLNKLLPVKARLAGTTAVEHYTAVMAEHLMKSDSFHKMIVDPKIKNLIFWHAMEESEHRAVAFDTHKAVGGTYAQRAIAMTIVSIGIGPVVLAAMLSCMKQDGELLNAKSWLKFTDLYFGRKGIFRKMIPDLALFYKRDFHPMQTNMDEPMQLWKERLALA from the coding sequence ATGAGCACAGACCTGTCCAGTTCGATCAAGAAGCCCACTTCCATCCACCAGAAAGGTTCCAGCTTTCCGGTGCGTCGAATGGATTTTGATTTTTCAAACATCAATCGACACTTTCTCGCAAACGACCCGGCCTGCAGCCATGTGTGGACTGCTTTTCAGGCCTACTTTCCGGAAGGCGAACAGTTTTTCGTTGATGCTGTACGCGATGCCAAAAAATACGTGAAAGATGAAGCCCTGTTGCGCGAAATCAGCGCTTTTATTGGACAGGAAGCAATGCACGGCAAAGAACACCTGGAGGCCAATGCCGAACTGAAAAGGCAAGGCATCAATGTGTACGGCTGGGATGCACGCGCCCGCTGGGCCCGCAAGAAACTCAACAAACTGCTGCCCGTGAAGGCCAGGTTGGCCGGCACCACAGCGGTTGAGCACTACACTGCGGTGATGGCCGAGCACCTGATGAAAAGTGACAGCTTTCACAAAATGATCGTGGACCCGAAGATCAAGAATCTGATTTTCTGGCACGCCATGGAAGAAAGCGAACACCGTGCAGTGGCCTTCGATACGCACAAGGCAGTGGGTGGAACCTATGCCCAACGTGCTATTGCAATGACGATTGTTTCAATTGGTATCGGGCCGGTGGTACTCGCCGCCATGCTGAGCTGCATGAAGCAGGACGGCGAATTACTCAACGCCAAGTCCTGGCTGAAATTCACCGACCTGTATTTCGGGCGCAAGGGCATCTTTCGAAAAATGATTCCCGACCTTGCCCTGTTTTACAAACGTGACTTTCATCCCATGCAAACCAATATGGATGAACCCATGCAGTTGTGGAAGGAAAGGCTGGCGCTGGCTTGA
- a CDS encoding alpha/beta hydrolase family protein, with the protein MIQLKHSRPILLPILLLASVILAACQTDGTENNSVPGQQSTVVQGAEQVPATTTQALGLDTSCDTSTPYTALWFQCEAASFALLRKGFEESLSNTRLQQAVITQSAINTPVPFAQVLNNPDRISSLLSPSAYWGLTLVGDPFRYPNSNGPNGARFYNTEADVVPVLFHDHTCAKLDGTVWMPQNTPEGTKLPAVVINNGSLVGTQPLYYWAAQALVRAGYMVLTFDQRSQGRSDTLGARGEIGSNIDPSVYWLNLVDAIDFLHSSRSKNHPWQDLCAETASTNAFNPLHAFLDRERLGVAGHSFGAAGATFAQSFGAKGAKPWPGKISKENPIDVIVAWDALGHPDSPINANGGTFTLGLGNYAGPVYNLTATPYPAVIPRVPALDLPSDYGVFSAPYLLGKNPERYLTANRFWRDNGQPAMVVVPHASTHTQYSQGLLLPSSSWCASNSEEVCDSGWVIRMAEHYTVAWFDRWLKQQGEKGFDTADQRLLDNGNPLTGAANMSWHYRSARYFSDRSGKAHDCDNLRSDC; encoded by the coding sequence TTGATTCAGCTCAAACATTCAAGACCTATATTGCTGCCGATCCTGTTACTGGCCAGTGTCATATTGGCCGCCTGCCAGACGGATGGAACAGAAAACAACTCTGTGCCAGGTCAGCAGTCTACGGTTGTTCAAGGCGCAGAACAGGTTCCTGCAACAACCACACAGGCCTTGGGCTTGGACACATCTTGCGACACCAGCACCCCTTACACCGCACTTTGGTTTCAGTGCGAAGCAGCCAGTTTTGCGCTGCTGCGCAAAGGCTTTGAAGAATCGCTGAGCAATACACGCTTGCAACAAGCGGTGATCACCCAATCCGCCATCAACACCCCGGTGCCATTTGCACAGGTGTTGAACAACCCGGATCGAATCTCTTCTCTGCTCTCACCCAGTGCTTACTGGGGCCTGACCCTGGTAGGTGACCCGTTTCGCTACCCAAACTCAAACGGTCCGAATGGCGCAAGGTTTTACAACACTGAAGCCGATGTGGTGCCCGTACTTTTTCATGACCACACCTGCGCCAAACTGGACGGCACAGTCTGGATGCCGCAGAACACCCCCGAAGGCACAAAACTTCCAGCGGTGGTGATCAACAATGGGTCGTTGGTGGGTACCCAACCGCTGTACTATTGGGCCGCCCAGGCACTGGTGCGTGCCGGTTACATGGTGCTGACTTTCGACCAGCGAAGCCAGGGTAGGTCTGACACCCTCGGCGCAAGAGGTGAAATTGGTAGCAACATCGACCCGTCGGTGTACTGGCTGAACCTGGTGGATGCGATTGACTTCCTTCACAGCAGCCGTTCGAAAAACCACCCCTGGCAAGATCTGTGTGCGGAAACGGCGAGCACCAACGCATTCAACCCGCTGCATGCCTTTCTGGATAGGGAACGGCTGGGTGTCGCAGGGCATTCCTTCGGTGCCGCTGGCGCCACCTTCGCCCAGTCTTTCGGGGCCAAGGGCGCAAAGCCCTGGCCGGGAAAAATTAGCAAGGAAAATCCCATTGACGTCATCGTGGCCTGGGATGCACTAGGCCACCCGGATTCACCAATCAACGCCAACGGCGGAACTTTCACGCTGGGGCTTGGAAACTATGCAGGCCCGGTGTACAACCTGACTGCTACGCCCTACCCAGCGGTCATTCCACGCGTACCCGCATTGGACCTGCCCAGCGACTACGGTGTTTTTTCAGCACCTTACCTTTTGGGCAAAAACCCGGAGAGGTACCTCACAGCCAACCGCTTCTGGCGGGACAACGGACAACCCGCCATGGTGGTGGTGCCCCATGCATCCACGCACACGCAATACTCGCAAGGCCTTCTTCTGCCCTCTTCAAGCTGGTGCGCAAGCAATTCCGAGGAAGTGTGCGACAGCGGCTGGGTGATCCGCATGGCGGAACATTACACGGTCGCATGGTTTGATCGCTGGCTGAAACAACAAGGCGAGAAAGGATTTGATACAGCAGATCAGCGTCTGCTAGACAACGGGAACCCCCTTACCGGTGCTGCCAACATGAGCTGGCATTACAGGTCGGCTCGCTATTTCAGCGACCGAAGCGGCAAAGCCCACGATTGCGACAACCTTCGGTCAGATTGTTGA
- a CDS encoding AraC family transcriptional regulator, whose translation MPPFGSLSIYSYSRLSAAGLKCGFSTDAVLARAGVEFDMQRRVGYDLTLANIVDLYTSAMAASTRAYFPLAMAENFSFDFLPEVEAFLSTSPTLESAAKIIDWLPALLVPEFQFSVQPKGSQIAFQVNIVGNNSSRPALNGIVDTVVGSAVLFLRKLLPSNANFQAHFAHSAGASNSEYSSVLGQVPVFESDFSGLLIPYAELGRPIARDSARVNALTALAIEDTIRTMSGGKSVAELVLKHLIRQVDASVVDVARALDVPARTLQRRLKAENTSFQAQQNKALSNLATQYLANPSLDVEAIALKLGFSDRHSFSRAFKRWTGQTPSNWRQKKSTI comes from the coding sequence ATGCCGCCTTTTGGCTCTCTGAGTATTTACAGCTATTCCCGCCTTTCTGCCGCAGGCTTGAAATGTGGCTTTTCAACCGATGCCGTGCTCGCCAGGGCGGGGGTTGAGTTCGACATGCAGCGCAGGGTGGGTTATGACCTGACCCTGGCCAACATCGTGGATTTGTATACCTCAGCCATGGCGGCCAGCACCCGCGCTTACTTTCCATTGGCCATGGCCGAGAATTTCAGTTTTGATTTTTTGCCGGAAGTGGAAGCGTTTTTGTCCACCAGCCCCACACTGGAAAGTGCCGCGAAAATCATTGACTGGCTGCCAGCTTTGCTGGTGCCCGAGTTTCAGTTTTCAGTACAGCCCAAGGGCAGCCAGATTGCCTTTCAGGTCAACATTGTCGGCAACAATTCAAGCCGCCCAGCGTTGAATGGCATTGTCGACACCGTGGTTGGCAGCGCAGTGTTGTTCCTGCGGAAACTGTTGCCTTCCAATGCAAATTTTCAGGCTCATTTTGCCCACTCAGCTGGCGCCAGCAACAGCGAGTACAGCAGTGTATTGGGGCAAGTGCCAGTGTTTGAATCCGACTTCAGCGGCTTGTTAATTCCTTACGCAGAACTCGGCAGGCCCATCGCCAGGGATTCCGCCCGTGTCAATGCCCTGACAGCGCTGGCCATCGAGGACACCATTCGCACCATGTCGGGCGGTAAATCTGTTGCCGAGCTGGTGTTGAAACACTTGATCAGGCAGGTCGATGCTTCGGTGGTTGATGTGGCCCGTGCGCTGGACGTGCCTGCGCGAACCTTGCAGCGTCGTCTCAAGGCAGAAAATACGTCTTTTCAGGCCCAGCAAAACAAGGCGCTGTCCAACCTAGCCACGCAATATCTGGCTAATCCGTCACTGGATGTGGAAGCCATTGCATTGAAGCTCGGTTTTTCCGACCGTCACAGTTTCAGCCGGGCATTCAAACGCTGGACAGGACAAACCCCCAGCAATTGGCGCCAGAAAAAATCAACAATCTGA
- a CDS encoding metal-dependent hydrolase, translated as MQINQNITSDIKPREQLDFKLNNEIPKYWFRGDAYKTRIVDGFQLAFPEGERYFITSVRFFRDMVQDPQLQEDIRCFIRQEGQHGMMHTAFNKVLAEQGMPVEKILKREKGNLDRMTRQYSPRFNLALTAAFEHFTALMAETFFARKDVMAGAHPRVRALMGWHAIEEMEHRAVAFDVYQKAAKGGYWMRVMAMTLAVVKVFIALYKLTDEMLVADGFKLGKRLTMHLKNLPWLFGPRKGVFSSMLPNLLDYYKPGFHPNQQAVIHNYPAWIAAYEQSNDPLLAGEALYQAAF; from the coding sequence ATGCAAATCAATCAAAATATCACCAGCGACATTAAACCCCGTGAACAGTTGGACTTCAAGCTGAACAATGAAATTCCAAAATACTGGTTCCGTGGGGACGCTTACAAAACCCGCATTGTGGATGGTTTCCAGTTGGCCTTCCCGGAAGGCGAACGCTATTTCATCACCAGCGTCCGATTTTTCCGTGACATGGTTCAAGATCCGCAACTCCAGGAAGACATTCGTTGCTTTATTCGACAGGAAGGCCAACACGGCATGATGCACACTGCGTTCAACAAGGTACTCGCTGAACAGGGCATGCCGGTTGAGAAAATCTTGAAGCGTGAAAAAGGCAACCTTGACAGAATGACCCGACAGTATTCACCACGATTCAACCTGGCCTTGACCGCTGCGTTTGAACATTTCACAGCGTTGATGGCGGAAACATTCTTTGCACGGAAGGACGTCATGGCGGGCGCTCATCCCCGTGTTCGCGCCTTGATGGGCTGGCATGCCATTGAGGAAATGGAACACCGTGCAGTGGCATTCGATGTATATCAAAAAGCAGCAAAAGGCGGTTACTGGATGCGGGTCATGGCCATGACTCTGGCTGTGGTGAAGGTGTTCATTGCCCTGTACAAACTGACGGATGAAATGCTGGTGGCAGATGGATTCAAGCTGGGCAAACGGTTGACCATGCACTTGAAAAATCTGCCCTGGCTGTTCGGCCCGAGAAAAGGTGTTTTCTCCAGCATGCTGCCCAACCTGCTGGATTATTACAAACCAGGTTTCCACCCCAACCAGCAAGCAGTGATTCACAATTACCCAGCCTGGATTGCGGCATATGAACAAAGCAATGACCCCTTGCTGGCCGGGGAGGCACTGTATCAGGCTGCCTTCTAA
- a CDS encoding OmpP1/FadL family transporter — protein sequence MTAFTLSQQAFAGATANDNQSTMGIATAGAGQAAEASDAAVIFFNPAALTRFKRIEVLNVASIATFQNDYTSSQNNDGPPTDAGTRGSAGQFFSRKDGYDSALFIPGLFVAVPVTPKLVVGFSASGSHGLLTRYEENFPGRGSGRESDLKITRVNLGFGYKLSPTLSIGANGSVERYFQSIKLRVNFRDAVNKLGPDGVDTAALLDGLALLDPRAEVPDETDGKLRVFGKSFNLQAGLLWEPTEKTRIGVSYRPKSKFDGNQGELTINENGRTAAFREFLATSPLLGVGGPLLGVDAQTAAGDLAPQQQARQNITLADEFRLSLFHHYSPKLDLMATYTYQDYTDTFLRYERVSNGRVIQDVPQNFQITESYRIGLNYKMYKRLTLHAGYAQENGAVGDDLRIPILPDNDRRFYGIGASFSPSRDTTISVAYQLLDVDAGQVGNNKQVTPVEVSGGSFQGVADLDAEFYSFSLIQRF from the coding sequence ATGACGGCATTCACTTTAAGCCAACAAGCATTCGCGGGTGCCACCGCCAACGACAACCAAAGCACAATGGGTATCGCCACAGCGGGCGCAGGCCAGGCTGCGGAAGCGTCGGATGCAGCAGTGATCTTCTTCAACCCGGCGGCACTTACACGTTTCAAGCGGATTGAAGTCTTGAACGTGGCAAGTATTGCCACTTTCCAGAACGACTACACCTCAAGCCAGAACAACGACGGCCCCCCCACCGATGCGGGTACACGCGGATCGGCAGGGCAGTTCTTTTCCAGAAAAGATGGTTATGACTCAGCCCTGTTCATTCCGGGCTTGTTCGTGGCTGTGCCTGTAACACCCAAATTGGTTGTGGGTTTCAGTGCATCCGGTTCCCATGGTTTGCTGACCCGTTACGAAGAAAACTTCCCTGGCCGTGGTTCAGGCCGTGAAAGTGATTTGAAAATCACGCGTGTGAACCTGGGCTTCGGTTACAAGCTGTCCCCGACCCTGTCAATTGGTGCCAATGGTTCGGTTGAACGGTACTTCCAGTCCATCAAACTGCGTGTGAACTTCCGTGATGCGGTGAACAAGCTTGGGCCGGATGGTGTGGACACTGCAGCATTGCTCGATGGATTGGCTTTGCTGGACCCCCGAGCCGAAGTGCCGGACGAAACCGACGGCAAGCTGCGGGTTTTTGGCAAGTCATTCAACCTGCAGGCGGGTCTGCTTTGGGAGCCAACTGAGAAAACGCGCATCGGCGTGTCGTATCGACCCAAGTCAAAGTTTGATGGCAACCAGGGCGAGCTGACCATCAATGAAAACGGGCGAACTGCAGCTTTCAGAGAGTTCCTGGCCACCAGCCCGCTGCTGGGTGTCGGTGGTCCGCTGCTGGGCGTGGACGCACAAACTGCCGCTGGTGATTTGGCACCTCAACAACAGGCACGCCAGAACATTACGCTTGCCGACGAGTTTCGCTTGTCCTTATTCCACCATTACAGCCCAAAGCTGGACTTGATGGCCACTTACACCTACCAGGACTACACCGACACATTCCTGCGGTATGAGCGTGTCAGCAATGGTCGGGTTATTCAGGACGTTCCGCAGAACTTCCAGATTACTGAGTCGTATCGCATTGGCTTGAATTACAAGATGTACAAGCGCCTGACCCTGCATGCGGGCTATGCACAAGAAAATGGCGCGGTGGGCGACGACTTGCGCATTCCGATTTTGCCGGACAACGACCGCCGCTTCTATGGCATTGGTGCAAGCTTCTCGCCAAGTCGTGACACCACCATTTCAGTGGCTTACCAACTGCTGGACGTGGATGCGGGCCAAGTGGGCAACAACAAGCAAGTCACGCCGGTTGAAGTGTCTGGCGGCTCGTTCCAGGGCGTGGCCGACCTGGATGCCGAGTTCTACTCATTCAGTTTGATTCAACGATTCTAA